A window from Jannaschia sp. S6380 encodes these proteins:
- a CDS encoding glycosyltransferase family 4 protein: MKILVLAPQPFFVSRGTPIAVRALLQVLTGAGHACDAVVYAEGSDPEIPGCRLFRVPALPGTRNMPPGFSGKKIIADMGMTAVAVRRMRRTRYDLVIAVEEAAFIAMALRPIFGVPYIYDMDSSIPEQMDDKFGLPDWLRRAIAAVEGRAARASIGAITCCRALQETVEGYAPGLPVQTLEDVTLIAPPGVAPEDCQFPEPVVMYVGNLESYQGVDLLIRGFARSCAQGASGRLVIIGGTQGHVADHARLAAELGVDDRVSLLGPRPVERIGDYLRQATIVVSPRTKGRNTPMKVYSYLDSGRPLLATRLPTHTQVLDDDIAMLVAPEPDDLARGLVALLEDPALRERLSRAAGARVAAEFSPEAYRRKLLGFLSERIVPRLASQS, encoded by the coding sequence ATGAAGATCCTCGTTCTGGCGCCGCAGCCTTTCTTCGTGTCGCGCGGGACCCCCATCGCCGTGCGGGCCCTGCTGCAGGTGCTGACCGGCGCCGGGCACGCCTGCGACGCGGTCGTCTATGCCGAAGGGTCGGATCCCGAGATCCCCGGCTGCCGGCTGTTCCGCGTGCCCGCGCTGCCAGGCACGCGGAACATGCCGCCGGGGTTCTCGGGCAAGAAGATCATCGCCGATATGGGCATGACGGCCGTCGCCGTCCGGCGAATGCGGCGGACGCGGTACGACCTCGTCATCGCGGTCGAGGAGGCGGCGTTCATCGCCATGGCGCTGCGTCCGATCTTCGGGGTGCCCTACATCTACGATATGGACAGCTCCATCCCCGAGCAGATGGACGACAAGTTCGGCCTGCCCGACTGGCTGCGTCGCGCCATCGCCGCGGTCGAGGGGCGCGCAGCTCGCGCCAGCATCGGCGCCATCACCTGCTGCCGCGCCCTGCAGGAGACGGTCGAGGGATACGCTCCGGGCCTTCCGGTCCAGACGCTGGAGGATGTGACCCTGATCGCCCCCCCGGGCGTCGCGCCCGAGGACTGCCAGTTCCCGGAACCGGTCGTCATGTATGTCGGCAACCTGGAATCGTATCAGGGCGTCGACCTGCTGATCCGCGGTTTCGCGCGATCCTGCGCGCAGGGCGCATCGGGGCGGCTTGTCATCATCGGCGGCACGCAAGGCCATGTCGCCGACCACGCCCGCCTGGCTGCGGAACTCGGCGTCGACGACCGGGTGAGCCTGCTCGGCCCCCGCCCGGTGGAACGGATCGGCGATTACCTGCGCCAGGCGACCATCGTCGTCTCGCCGCGCACGAAGGGCCGGAACACGCCGATGAAGGTCTATTCCTATCTCGACAGCGGGCGCCCGCTGCTGGCCACGCGCCTGCCGACGCATACGCAGGTCCTGGACGACGACATCGCGATGCTGGTCGCGCCCGAGCCCGACGACTTGGCCCGTGGCCTGGTCGCGTTGCTGGAGGACCCGGCACTCCGCGAACGCCTGTCCCGCGCCGCCGGCGCGCGTGTCGCGGCCGAGTTCAGCCCGGAGGCCTATCGCCGCAAGCTGCTGGGCTTCCTGTCCGAACGTATCGTGCCCCGCCTGGCCTCTCAGTCGTAG